In Proteus vulgaris, one DNA window encodes the following:
- a CDS encoding TetR/AcrR family transcriptional regulator has translation MSLAEQTTDKPRTKPAEVRLEELMNAAEALFLDKGFDATTVSDIVKKAGVAKGTYYHYFSAKTDVLNALRTRYMDWYLDKIDSAMNACSQQDHREKLKQWCEISVIAYVEKQQLHDMLFHQVFHQSSNIHENRALQQIQTLLIVGTENKTWHVTQPELTSTLIYHGMHAAVDNLGHSEEYTANTLGPMLYQQFTQLLK, from the coding sequence ATGTCATTAGCAGAACAAACCACAGATAAACCAAGAACAAAACCCGCAGAGGTTCGTTTAGAAGAGTTAATGAATGCAGCAGAAGCATTATTTTTAGATAAAGGCTTTGATGCAACAACTGTGAGCGATATCGTAAAAAAGGCAGGGGTAGCTAAAGGAACCTATTATCACTATTTTTCTGCCAAAACAGATGTTCTTAACGCATTAAGAACGCGTTATATGGATTGGTACTTGGATAAAATAGACAGTGCGATGAATGCCTGCTCACAGCAAGATCACCGTGAAAAATTAAAACAGTGGTGTGAAATTAGTGTGATTGCTTATGTTGAGAAACAGCAATTACACGATATGCTTTTTCATCAAGTTTTTCATCAAAGCAGTAATATTCATGAAAATAGGGCATTGCAGCAAATACAAACATTGTTAATTGTAGGAACTGAAAATAAAACGTGGCACGTCACACAGCCTGAATTAACCAGTACGTTGATTTATCATGGTATGCATGCGGCGGTTGATAATTTAGGTCATAGTGAAGAATATACTGCAAATACTTTAGGCCCAATGCTTTACCAGCAATTTACGCAGTTGCTAAAATAA
- a CDS encoding MFS transporter: MTYLKRLSLICAICLGTFMATLDISIVNVALPTIQNDIHADMAALQWIVDAYALCLSACILSSGPLSDRFGRKKVWLWGVIIFTVGSVICAIAQQHEVLILGRIIQGIAAAALIPGALSLITHAFPIDIERVRIIGIWSSVSALSLIIGPILGGILVHTSGWASIFLINIPIGIITVLLGWYGLSESADPENVALDPFGQLTSMLGLGLLTYGLIEAGSVGWSHYRTLSTLMVGVIFLVLFLMIEKRVKRPLLPLTLFKDRAFFQYNLSSFTLGFATYSNVFFIAFFLQKAQGWSALETGWRMAPEFIAMALFSMSFGRLSAYFSVRKLMICGFLFIAISSCLLATLATNSHYGITGSYLFVLGAGMGLSTPAIGALVMKSVSPSRSGMASATMNALRQTGMTMGIALLGTLMVQQAIHYMVMQSQALGISVNYIDIVSLVTENTTSNLDKEFITLLPEAFNSGFAYAIAMAGISCFITLFIVLLPLKTKHSALSQQIMD; this comes from the coding sequence ATGACTTATTTGAAACGATTGTCACTTATCTGTGCCATTTGTTTAGGCACTTTTATGGCAACACTTGATATTAGTATCGTGAATGTAGCATTACCCACTATTCAAAATGATATCCATGCTGATATGGCAGCTTTACAATGGATTGTTGATGCTTATGCGCTTTGTTTATCTGCCTGTATTTTGTCATCAGGCCCTTTAAGTGACCGCTTTGGGCGAAAAAAAGTATGGTTATGGGGTGTGATTATTTTTACAGTGGGATCTGTGATTTGTGCTATTGCACAGCAACATGAAGTGCTTATTTTAGGTCGTATTATTCAAGGTATTGCTGCCGCTGCACTAATTCCTGGCGCATTGTCTCTAATTACACATGCTTTTCCAATTGATATTGAGCGTGTCCGTATTATAGGTATTTGGTCTTCTGTCAGTGCTTTATCACTGATTATTGGCCCTATTTTAGGTGGAATATTAGTTCATACCAGCGGTTGGGCAAGTATATTCCTTATTAATATTCCTATAGGCATAATTACTGTATTACTGGGTTGGTATGGATTAAGTGAAAGCGCTGATCCTGAAAATGTGGCACTAGATCCCTTTGGTCAATTAACCAGTATGTTAGGACTAGGCTTACTGACTTATGGTTTAATTGAAGCCGGATCGGTAGGTTGGTCGCATTATCGAACTTTATCGACATTGATGGTAGGCGTTATATTTCTCGTTCTCTTTTTAATGATAGAAAAACGTGTTAAGCGACCTTTATTACCACTTACTTTATTTAAAGATCGCGCATTTTTTCAATATAACCTTTCTTCTTTCACTTTGGGCTTTGCCACTTATAGCAATGTCTTTTTTATTGCTTTTTTTCTGCAAAAAGCACAAGGCTGGAGTGCATTAGAAACAGGTTGGAGAATGGCACCTGAATTTATTGCAATGGCCCTATTTTCAATGTCTTTTGGTCGTTTATCTGCATATTTTTCAGTCAGAAAATTAATGATCTGTGGTTTCTTGTTTATCGCTATTTCTTCTTGCTTATTAGCGACATTGGCAACAAATAGCCACTATGGAATAACTGGAAGTTATTTATTTGTATTAGGTGCTGGAATGGGCTTGTCAACGCCTGCAATTGGTGCGTTAGTGATGAAAAGTGTTTCACCATCTCGCTCTGGTATGGCGTCTGCAACCATGAATGCATTAAGACAAACAGGAATGACGATGGGGATTGCTTTACTAGGTACATTAATGGTGCAACAAGCAATCCATTATATGGTTATGCAAAGTCAGGCATTAGGAATATCTGTAAACTATATCGATATTGTCAGTCTAGTAACTGAAAATACTACCAGCAATTTAGATAAAGAATTCATTACTCTGCTACCAGAGGCATTTAATTCCGGATTTGCTTATGCAATTGCAATGGCTGGGATCTCATGTTTTATCACTTTATTTATCGTGTTATTACCTTTAAAAACAAAACATAGCGCACTTTCCCAGCAAATAATGGATTGA